In one window of Fictibacillus phosphorivorans DNA:
- a CDS encoding AI-2E family transporter, translated as MWYHHSFFKYAAGSVLLLTILYLLGKIDYLLDFLYLVISSVFFPLFIAGLLYYLLRPVIRFLIDKKIPKFVAILVVMVGLILALSGIATLAVPVVADQLTNITDDFPKKIGEATEKTGTMITGSKKSFIDSTQITKLATQRLEKFTSTVSKDVIALVATLTNIALVLLVVPFILFYLLLDDKKFFNYFLRFSPHHMEYEVAAILRDIDSTLSSYIKGQVLVACFVGIFMYAGYLLIGLKFALVLALFAVLTNVIPFLGPFIGVFPALLVALIQDPFMAVKVAIVTLVVQQVEGNVLSPQIMGKQLRIHPLTIILVVLMAGAAFGFIGLLLAIPTYAVLKTIISNVYRIYLLYNPPETRSNLL; from the coding sequence ATGTGGTATCATCATTCATTCTTTAAATACGCCGCAGGTTCCGTCTTACTCTTAACGATTCTTTATCTTTTAGGAAAGATTGATTATCTGCTTGACTTCCTCTATCTCGTAATATCGAGCGTTTTCTTCCCTTTGTTTATCGCAGGGTTGCTTTATTATTTGCTAAGACCAGTCATACGTTTTTTGATAGATAAAAAAATCCCTAAGTTTGTAGCCATACTGGTCGTGATGGTCGGATTGATCCTAGCGTTATCAGGTATTGCAACGTTAGCCGTCCCCGTTGTAGCAGATCAGCTCACTAATATCACCGACGATTTCCCGAAAAAGATAGGTGAAGCTACTGAAAAAACAGGTACGATGATCACGGGCAGCAAAAAATCGTTCATCGATAGCACACAGATAACAAAACTAGCCACACAACGATTAGAAAAGTTTACAAGTACCGTCTCAAAAGATGTAATCGCCCTTGTAGCGACATTGACGAATATTGCTCTTGTATTGTTAGTGGTCCCTTTTATTCTTTTTTATTTGTTGCTCGATGACAAGAAATTTTTTAATTATTTCTTAAGGTTCTCCCCACATCACATGGAGTATGAAGTTGCCGCGATTTTACGAGATATAGACTCTACCTTGTCTTCCTACATAAAAGGTCAAGTTCTTGTAGCCTGTTTTGTCGGTATCTTTATGTATGCCGGTTATCTCTTGATCGGATTAAAGTTCGCTTTAGTCCTTGCTTTGTTTGCCGTCCTAACGAATGTTATCCCTTTTTTAGGACCGTTCATCGGGGTATTTCCTGCTCTTTTAGTAGCTTTAATTCAAGACCCTTTTATGGCAGTAAAAGTTGCCATCGTCACACTCGTTGTACAACAAGTAGAAGGAAATGTATTGTCTCCTCAAATCATGGGAAAACAGCTTCGTATCCATCCGCTCACCATCATCCTAGTCGTACTCATGGCTGGTGCAGCTTTTGGATTCATAGGTCTGTTATTAGCTATTCCTACTTATGCTGTTTTAAAGACGATTATCAGTAACGTTTACCGAATTTACTTGCTTTACAATCCACCAGAGACTAGAAGTAATTTACTCTGA
- the proS gene encoding proline--tRNA ligase, whose translation MAKEFVKNVTSMQDDFAQWYTDVVTKAELIDYSSVRGSMILRPYGYAIWENIQKELDNQIKATGHENVYMPLFIPESLLQKEKDHIEGFAPEVAWVTHGGEEKLTERLCVRPTSEVLFAEHFKNIIHSHRDLPKLYNQWSNVVRWEKTTRPFLRTLEFLWQEGHTCHETDEEAHGETVRMLNVYADLCEEFLAIPVVKGQKTEKEKFAGAKYTFTIESLMHDGKALQSGTSHHLGDGFAKAFGIEFTNREGKLQTVQQTSWGFTTRIIGAMIMVHGDDRGLVVPPKIAPTQVMIVPIAQHKEGVLDFAYDLKEKLSQTIRTGIDASDKKPGWKFNEYEMKGIPLRLEVGPRDIDQGQVILVRRDTGEKETVSLQGLESHIQHTLSDIQNNLFKKAKTHRENQTTTVTTFDEFKVKLSEKGGFIKAMWCGDDACEGFIKDETGATSRCIPFEQERLAEKCVCCDQEAKHLVYWAKAY comes from the coding sequence ATGGCAAAGGAATTTGTTAAGAATGTAACGAGTATGCAAGATGATTTTGCTCAATGGTATACAGATGTGGTAACAAAAGCGGAACTAATTGATTATTCAAGTGTTCGCGGTTCTATGATCCTTAGACCTTACGGGTACGCAATATGGGAAAACATTCAAAAGGAACTTGATAATCAAATCAAAGCGACAGGTCATGAGAATGTGTATATGCCACTTTTTATTCCTGAAAGTTTGCTTCAAAAAGAGAAAGACCACATTGAGGGATTTGCACCTGAGGTAGCATGGGTCACACACGGTGGAGAAGAAAAGCTGACAGAACGCCTTTGTGTACGGCCAACATCGGAAGTTCTATTTGCCGAGCATTTTAAAAATATCATTCATTCTCATCGTGATCTTCCAAAACTTTATAATCAATGGTCGAACGTTGTGAGATGGGAAAAGACAACAAGGCCATTTCTTCGTACACTCGAGTTTCTTTGGCAAGAAGGACATACTTGTCATGAAACAGATGAGGAGGCTCATGGTGAAACCGTTCGAATGCTTAATGTGTACGCTGATCTATGTGAGGAATTCCTTGCAATACCGGTCGTGAAGGGGCAGAAGACAGAAAAAGAAAAATTTGCTGGGGCGAAATATACCTTTACGATTGAAAGTCTTATGCATGATGGAAAAGCATTGCAATCTGGAACTTCTCATCATTTAGGAGATGGTTTCGCTAAAGCTTTTGGTATTGAGTTCACGAACAGAGAAGGTAAACTACAAACTGTTCAGCAAACATCCTGGGGCTTTACGACCCGTATTATCGGGGCCATGATCATGGTTCATGGCGATGACCGAGGACTCGTTGTTCCTCCAAAGATAGCACCAACTCAAGTCATGATTGTTCCGATTGCTCAACATAAAGAAGGTGTTCTAGACTTTGCATACGATTTAAAAGAGAAGCTATCACAGACTATTCGAACAGGAATTGATGCCAGTGATAAGAAGCCAGGGTGGAAATTTAATGAGTATGAGATGAAAGGAATTCCGCTTCGTCTTGAGGTAGGACCGCGTGACATCGATCAAGGTCAAGTGATATTAGTACGACGTGATACAGGAGAAAAAGAAACAGTATCTCTTCAAGGTTTAGAATCACACATTCAACATACATTAAGTGATATTCAAAATAACTTGTTTAAAAAAGCAAAAACTCATCGAGAAAATCAAACAACCACGGTTACTACATTCGATGAATTCAAAGTTAAGCTTTCCGAGAAAGGTGGATTCATTAAAGCGATGTGGTGTGGGGATGACGCTTGTGAAGGCTTTATAAAAGACGAAACAGGGGCAACCTCACGATGTATACCGTTTGAACAAGAGAGACTTGCAGAAAAGTGCGTTTGCTGTGATCAAGAAGCCAAACACCTCGTCTACTGGGCAAAAGCGTATTAA
- a CDS encoding MFS transporter, which produces MSAPTGKITDTSTQQQKTVYSILFAISFVHLLNDSMQAVIPAIFPILEKSMNLSFTQLGWIAFTLNITSSIMQPVIGWYTDRTTSPYILPVGMMASLIGMLGIAFADSFSLIILSVIGIGLGSAVFHPEGSRVAYMAAGNRRGLAQSIYQVGGNTGSSLAPVMTALVFVPLGQFGAVWFTSLAAIAIFVLFYVSGWYARQLVHFPRVQKQTGEKKKIDRKRKKQVIGAMALLVFLVFARSWYFSGIGNYYQFYLIDDYGLSIRQAQVYLFVFMASGVLGTFFGGPIADRLGKRNLIFWSMVGTAPLALLLPHVGLWAVIPLFFLIGFILNTSFSVTVVYAQELVPGRIGMVSGLIVGLAFGMGALGSVVLGKVADVTSISNTMFLISFLPLVGLLTVMLPTDKTLEKWSSGV; this is translated from the coding sequence ATGTCAGCTCCCACAGGTAAGATAACAGATACTTCCACCCAACAACAAAAGACGGTTTATTCGATTCTTTTCGCCATAAGTTTTGTCCATTTATTAAATGACTCTATGCAAGCTGTTATTCCGGCTATCTTTCCGATATTAGAGAAATCAATGAATCTTTCTTTTACTCAACTTGGATGGATCGCCTTTACTTTAAACATCACGTCTTCTATCATGCAGCCAGTGATCGGTTGGTATACGGATAGAACGACATCACCTTATATACTGCCGGTAGGTATGATGGCCAGTTTAATAGGTATGCTTGGGATTGCATTTGCAGATTCTTTTTCCCTGATCATCCTTTCAGTTATTGGAATTGGTCTAGGCTCTGCAGTGTTCCATCCTGAGGGGTCTAGAGTCGCTTATATGGCAGCTGGAAACCGTCGAGGGTTAGCTCAATCCATCTATCAAGTCGGAGGGAATACGGGCAGTTCTCTTGCTCCTGTGATGACGGCACTCGTCTTTGTTCCTCTTGGACAGTTTGGAGCTGTTTGGTTTACTTCGCTAGCGGCGATCGCTATCTTTGTATTGTTTTATGTTTCAGGCTGGTATGCTAGACAACTCGTGCATTTTCCACGCGTTCAAAAGCAAACTGGGGAGAAGAAGAAGATCGATAGAAAGCGAAAAAAACAAGTTATTGGTGCGATGGCTTTACTTGTATTTCTAGTATTCGCTCGTTCATGGTACTTTTCTGGAATCGGAAACTATTATCAATTTTATTTGATTGATGATTATGGATTATCGATCAGACAAGCACAAGTTTATTTATTTGTTTTTATGGCCTCTGGTGTACTTGGAACATTCTTTGGAGGACCGATCGCAGACCGGCTTGGAAAACGGAACTTGATCTTTTGGTCGATGGTGGGTACCGCTCCACTTGCTCTCCTTCTTCCACACGTAGGGTTATGGGCGGTTATTCCTTTGTTCTTCTTGATCGGTTTCATCTTGAACACGAGTTTTTCGGTCACAGTCGTGTATGCTCAAGAACTAGTACCAGGCAGAATAGGCATGGTATCGGGGTTGATCGTAGGACTTGCCTTTGGTATGGGCGCGCTCGGATCGGTAGTGCTCGGTAAGGTGGCTGATGTAACAAGCATATCAAACACGATGTTCCTGATCAGCTTCTTACCGTTAGTCGGACTGTTAACGGTCATGTTGCCAACAGATAAAACGCTTGAGAAATGGTCTTCTGGGGTCTGA
- a CDS encoding Gfo/Idh/MocA family protein yields MMTIKVGIIGCGSIAQHRHLPEYRANQDVEIVAVCDIVKERAESTQAVYGGKIFSDYNELLALEEVDVVSVCTPNYLHAPISIAALNAGKHVLCEKPMATSLQEAEDMIAAAEKSGKTLMIGHNQRFVPAHQKARELIASGDIGKVYSFRTAFGHPGPEGWSVDGASSWFFKKDEAFIGAMGDLGVHKTDLIRYILGEEIAEVGAFVETSAKEFASVDDTAVCVLKTESGIIGTLAASWSYTAKEDNSTIIYGEKGILRLEDDPKYSLVAQYTNGNVVRYEMGAIQTNDNQSNSHVVDHFIEAVESGKAPLITGEEGKRSLAVILAALESNEKKTIEKVKTGVHA; encoded by the coding sequence ATTATGACAATCAAAGTTGGAATCATCGGTTGCGGTAGTATCGCACAACATCGTCATCTTCCAGAATATAGAGCGAATCAGGACGTGGAGATCGTTGCTGTTTGTGACATCGTAAAAGAACGTGCTGAATCAACACAAGCCGTTTACGGAGGAAAAATCTTTAGTGATTATAATGAGCTTCTTGCGCTTGAAGAAGTAGATGTAGTGAGTGTTTGTACGCCTAACTATCTACATGCACCGATCTCGATCGCAGCGCTAAACGCTGGAAAGCATGTTTTATGCGAAAAACCGATGGCTACGTCGCTTCAAGAAGCAGAAGATATGATCGCTGCAGCTGAAAAGAGTGGTAAGACGTTAATGATCGGACATAATCAGCGTTTTGTTCCTGCCCATCAAAAAGCTCGTGAACTTATTGCATCTGGAGATATCGGGAAAGTTTACAGCTTCCGAACAGCTTTTGGACACCCAGGACCTGAAGGCTGGAGTGTAGATGGGGCGAGCAGCTGGTTCTTTAAGAAGGATGAAGCGTTTATCGGCGCTATGGGAGACCTTGGCGTTCATAAGACTGACTTGATTCGATACATTCTTGGAGAAGAGATCGCTGAAGTAGGAGCTTTTGTTGAAACGAGTGCTAAAGAGTTTGCTTCCGTTGATGATACAGCTGTTTGTGTGTTGAAAACGGAGAGCGGAATCATCGGAACTTTAGCTGCTAGCTGGTCATACACGGCAAAAGAAGATAACTCTACGATCATCTATGGTGAAAAAGGGATCCTTCGCTTAGAAGATGATCCAAAGTATTCTTTAGTCGCACAATACACGAATGGAAATGTTGTACGCTATGAGATGGGTGCGATCCAAACGAATGATAACCAGTCTAACTCACATGTGGTAGATCACTTTATCGAAGCGGTTGAATCGGGTAAAGCTCCACTGATCACGGGCGAAGAAGGCAAGCGCTCATTGGCTGTTATCTTAGCTGCGCTAGAATCGAACGAGAAGAAGACGATTGAAAAAGTTAAAACAGGAGTTCACGCATGA
- a CDS encoding sugar phosphate isomerase/epimerase family protein has translation MKLGVFTVLFSQKSFTDMLDYVKEAGVQAVEIGTGNYPGNAHCPLDELLQSEEKRSKYLHEVEKRGLTISAFSCHGNPLSPDEAFAKESHDTFVKTVELANLMNVPVVNCFSGVPGDSENAKYPNWPVSPWPNEYSDVLKWQWEEKLIPYWRTWGQFAKEHGVKIGLELHGGFLVHTPYTLLKLREETCDAIGANLDPSHLWWQGIDPVAAIKILGKAGAIHHFHAKDTYLDQDNINMYGLTDMQPYGAVQNRAWSFRSVGCGHSVQDWSDMMSALRTYGYDYVVSIEHEDPIMSIDEGFNRAVKNLQSILIAEQPAEMWWV, from the coding sequence ATGAAATTAGGTGTGTTTACGGTTTTGTTCTCTCAAAAATCATTTACAGACATGCTTGACTACGTGAAAGAAGCAGGCGTACAAGCCGTAGAAATTGGAACAGGAAACTATCCAGGAAATGCTCACTGTCCGCTTGATGAACTACTTCAGAGTGAAGAAAAGCGTTCCAAGTACCTTCATGAAGTCGAAAAGCGCGGTTTAACGATCTCAGCCTTCAGTTGTCACGGTAACCCGTTATCTCCAGATGAAGCTTTTGCAAAAGAATCACATGATACTTTTGTAAAGACTGTTGAACTGGCTAACTTGATGAACGTACCTGTCGTAAACTGCTTCTCAGGTGTACCAGGTGACTCAGAGAATGCAAAATATCCGAACTGGCCAGTTTCTCCTTGGCCGAACGAATACAGCGATGTGTTGAAGTGGCAATGGGAAGAAAAATTGATTCCTTATTGGCGTACGTGGGGGCAATTTGCAAAGGAACATGGTGTGAAGATTGGCTTAGAGCTTCACGGTGGTTTCTTAGTGCATACGCCATATACGTTACTGAAGCTGCGTGAAGAAACATGTGACGCGATCGGTGCAAACCTTGATCCATCACATCTATGGTGGCAAGGAATTGATCCTGTGGCAGCAATCAAGATTCTTGGAAAAGCTGGAGCGATCCACCACTTCCATGCAAAAGACACATACCTAGATCAAGACAACATCAACATGTACGGATTAACAGACATGCAGCCATATGGTGCGGTGCAAAACCGTGCATGGAGCTTCCGCTCTGTAGGCTGTGGGCACTCTGTTCAAGACTGGTCCGACATGATGAGTGCACTTCGTACGTATGGTTATGACTATGTAGTAAGCATCGAGCATGAAGATCCGATCATGTCGATCGATGAAGGATTCAATCGCGCGGTAAAGAACCTGCAGTCGATCCTCATCGCCGAGCAGCCAGCGGAGATGTGGTGGGTTTAG
- a CDS encoding Gfo/Idh/MocA family protein: MKLRVGIIGAGGIAQGRHIPAFQSLSEKAEITAISDVNVEVAKSVAEKFHVPNYFTSYVEMWPHVDAVVICTPNKFHREITVAALDAGKHVLCEKPMAMTVEECAEMVEAEKRSGKVLSIAYHYRYMKESQAAKRIMESGEVGNPLVVRVQALRRRKVPGWGVFTNKELQGGGSLIDYGCHLLDLTLWLLDNPVVTEVSGQTYNTVSREAEQVNQWGSFDAETFEVDDHVTAYIRLANGGTILFETSWAANIPDDAELLRISGDKGGLDVFPFAVNKAVNGMMTTTKADWILGEDDPGLPQAENFVDSCLGKAEPLVRAEEAMNTSRVIEAIYASSLMGKGIQFGNKKGVK; encoded by the coding sequence ATGAAACTAAGAGTTGGGATCATCGGGGCAGGCGGTATCGCACAAGGCCGTCATATCCCCGCTTTTCAAAGTTTAAGTGAAAAAGCAGAAATAACTGCAATCAGTGATGTAAACGTGGAAGTTGCCAAAAGTGTTGCGGAAAAATTTCACGTACCGAACTATTTTACGAGTTATGTAGAGATGTGGCCGCATGTAGATGCGGTTGTAATCTGTACGCCTAACAAGTTTCATAGAGAGATCACTGTTGCAGCATTGGATGCTGGCAAACATGTACTATGTGAGAAACCGATGGCAATGACCGTTGAAGAATGTGCTGAAATGGTTGAAGCTGAAAAAAGATCAGGAAAAGTTTTATCTATTGCCTATCACTATCGATACATGAAAGAGTCGCAAGCGGCGAAACGAATCATGGAGTCGGGAGAAGTTGGTAATCCTCTTGTCGTTCGTGTACAAGCGCTCAGAAGAAGAAAAGTTCCAGGTTGGGGTGTATTTACAAATAAAGAACTTCAAGGTGGAGGCAGTTTGATCGATTATGGCTGTCATCTGTTGGATCTAACACTGTGGCTATTAGATAACCCGGTTGTAACTGAAGTGTCTGGCCAAACGTATAACACGGTCAGTCGTGAAGCTGAACAAGTGAACCAGTGGGGTTCGTTTGATGCAGAAACTTTTGAAGTCGATGACCATGTGACAGCGTATATACGCCTTGCGAATGGTGGTACGATTCTGTTTGAAACATCGTGGGCGGCAAATATTCCAGATGATGCAGAATTGCTTCGTATCTCGGGTGATAAAGGCGGGCTGGATGTATTCCCGTTTGCAGTGAACAAAGCTGTAAACGGCATGATGACTACAACTAAAGCAGATTGGATTCTTGGAGAAGATGATCCAGGCCTTCCTCAAGCAGAGAACTTTGTGGACAGCTGTTTAGGTAAAGCAGAGCCTCTTGTAAGAGCTGAAGAAGCCATGAATACTTCACGCGTGATTGAAGCGATCTATGCGAGCAGTCTCATGGGAAAAGGCATTCAATTTGGAAATAAAAAAGGAGTGAAATAG
- a CDS encoding PadR family transcriptional regulator, whose product MSELIFSLKTELRRGTLTLAVLSQLQTPQYGYSLAQRLEENNVSIDQSTLYPLLRRLEKQELLTSEWDTTENRPRKYYLLSEFGQEVFKQLKEEWHNTSMQLNSML is encoded by the coding sequence ATGAGCGAATTAATTTTCTCTCTAAAGACAGAACTGCGAAGAGGAACGTTAACTTTAGCAGTCTTAAGCCAGCTCCAAACACCGCAATACGGGTATTCACTCGCGCAACGGTTAGAAGAGAACAACGTATCGATTGATCAAAGCACCCTGTACCCGCTTCTTCGTAGGCTTGAAAAGCAAGAGCTGCTTACGAGTGAATGGGATACAACAGAGAACCGACCTAGAAAATATTATCTTCTCAGCGAGTTTGGTCAAGAAGTGTTCAAGCAACTGAAAGAAGAATGGCATAACACGTCTATGCAATTAAATTCGATGTTATAA
- a CDS encoding DUF1206 domain-containing protein has protein sequence MKQPFVKEPTFKDKMKNHFESYRPWVHRSARIGYLSKGIVYIIIGILALIMSIGKHPNEASSNGALYTIAQQPFGPVLLIVLSVGLSAFAFWQIVKAFFDPECVNHDWKRWFNRLNYLIIAGIYIAMCISSLRILFRARAESSDEKYQTLSAQMLSQPFGQLLVAIGGIIFAIIGVVFMYRAFTHRFKRDLKKNEMNKKEWRWSGYIGTFGMAARGIVFLIIAFFLVRTAILADPKETRGLDGALLELASQPFGPILLAIVSLGFIAYGIFMFASARYRRLNS, from the coding sequence GTGAAGCAGCCTTTTGTAAAAGAACCAACTTTTAAAGATAAAATGAAAAATCATTTCGAATCCTATCGCCCTTGGGTCCACCGTTCGGCTCGTATCGGATATCTCTCAAAAGGTATCGTGTACATCATCATCGGCATTCTAGCGCTAATCATGTCGATAGGTAAACACCCGAATGAAGCAAGTTCAAACGGCGCACTCTATACAATCGCTCAACAGCCTTTTGGTCCTGTCCTTTTAATCGTCCTTTCTGTTGGCTTGAGTGCATTTGCTTTTTGGCAGATCGTAAAAGCTTTTTTCGATCCTGAATGTGTCAACCACGATTGGAAAAGGTGGTTTAATCGATTAAATTATTTAATTATCGCAGGGATTTATATCGCAATGTGTATAAGCTCCCTACGCATCTTATTTCGTGCCAGAGCAGAGTCGTCTGATGAAAAATACCAAACGCTTTCCGCACAGATGCTCTCACAGCCATTCGGTCAGCTATTGGTCGCTATCGGCGGAATTATTTTTGCGATTATAGGGGTCGTTTTTATGTATCGAGCCTTCACACATCGATTCAAACGTGACTTAAAGAAGAATGAGATGAACAAAAAAGAGTGGCGTTGGAGCGGTTATATTGGAACATTTGGAATGGCAGCAAGAGGAATCGTTTTTTTGATCATTGCGTTCTTTCTAGTTCGCACAGCGATACTTGCTGATCCAAAAGAGACACGCGGGTTGGATGGTGCACTCTTAGAACTTGCATCACAGCCGTTTGGTCCTATCCTTCTCGCCATCGTATCGCTAGGATTTATCGCGTATGGAATTTTCATGTTCGCAAGTGCGCGATATCGCCGATTGAATAGCTGA
- a CDS encoding ThuA domain-containing protein, whose amino-acid sequence MIKVTVWNENRHEQKNPVVKDIYPKGIHGAIQEFLEKAGHDVSTATLDEPQHGLTEEVLNNTDVLVWWGHLAHDEVEDEIVNKVYQRVLDGMGLLVLHSGHFSKIFKKLMGTSCDLKWREADEKERIWIVNPSHPIANGLGEYIELEKEEMYGEHFDIPAPDDLVFVSWFEGGEVFRSGAAYNRGKGKVFYFRPGHETYPTYYNEDVQKVITNAVSFLAPSGSEAPKYGNAKPLEAIGAK is encoded by the coding sequence ATGATTAAAGTAACAGTTTGGAACGAGAACCGCCACGAGCAAAAGAATCCGGTAGTTAAAGACATTTATCCAAAAGGCATTCATGGTGCTATTCAAGAATTCCTTGAAAAAGCAGGACATGATGTGAGTACAGCAACACTTGATGAACCTCAACATGGTCTAACAGAAGAAGTTTTAAACAACACGGATGTATTGGTGTGGTGGGGCCACTTAGCTCATGATGAAGTAGAAGATGAAATCGTAAATAAAGTGTATCAACGCGTTCTTGATGGAATGGGTCTACTCGTTCTTCACTCAGGCCACTTCTCTAAAATTTTTAAAAAATTGATGGGCACGTCATGTGACTTAAAGTGGCGTGAAGCTGATGAAAAAGAACGCATTTGGATCGTTAATCCAAGTCATCCAATAGCAAACGGACTTGGTGAATACATTGAGCTTGAAAAAGAAGAGATGTATGGAGAGCATTTTGATATTCCTGCTCCAGATGATCTTGTATTTGTTAGCTGGTTTGAAGGAGGCGAAGTTTTCCGATCAGGCGCTGCTTACAATCGTGGCAAAGGAAAAGTATTCTATTTCCGTCCGGGACATGAAACGTATCCGACCTATTATAACGAGGATGTGCAAAAAGTAATCACGAATGCTGTATCATTCTTAGCTCCTTCAGGTAGCGAAGCGCCAAAGTACGGAAATGCAAAACCACTTGAAGCGATCGGAGCAAAGTAA
- a CDS encoding LacI family DNA-binding transcriptional regulator: MNPTIKDVAKHANVSIATVSRIVNGLPGYSEETKKKVQQSIEALGYQPNAIARGLINKRTQTIGVLFPDVSGMLSSEVLQGIENAAHDGGFSVIVCNTTSSGKRTVKYLRLLQEKRVDGIIFASEDVKEEYYKIFQEMKVPVVLVSTASAKYDLPFVRVNDFDGAFQATEYLIQKGHKVIGMIGGSDEDPIAGVPRMQGFQKALESNGLIYTKNHITKNEGYRFQNGKESLPQLLKELPSMTALFAASDEMAIGAMSAAHQLGIRVPEELSIIGYDNLKIAEMCYPPLTTVSQPLKDMGQTSGEMLVSMIKGEKQEAKSRYMPFTIVERQSVSDFHDK; this comes from the coding sequence TTGAATCCGACAATAAAAGATGTGGCCAAACATGCAAACGTTTCAATCGCTACTGTTTCTCGGATTGTGAACGGGTTGCCTGGTTATTCGGAGGAAACGAAGAAAAAAGTGCAGCAATCCATTGAAGCACTCGGCTATCAGCCAAACGCGATTGCACGTGGACTCATCAACAAGCGCACACAGACGATTGGGGTTCTGTTTCCGGATGTTTCCGGAATGCTTTCATCAGAAGTGCTCCAAGGTATAGAGAATGCAGCACATGACGGAGGATTCAGCGTTATCGTCTGCAACACCACTTCTAGTGGGAAGAGAACCGTAAAGTATTTGAGGCTTCTGCAAGAAAAACGAGTAGATGGCATCATCTTTGCTTCAGAAGATGTAAAAGAAGAGTATTATAAAATCTTTCAAGAGATGAAGGTGCCTGTTGTTCTCGTGTCTACCGCGTCAGCCAAGTACGATCTGCCATTTGTTCGAGTGAATGATTTTGATGGAGCGTTTCAAGCTACAGAATACTTAATCCAAAAAGGACATAAAGTGATTGGTATGATTGGTGGCAGCGACGAGGATCCTATAGCAGGAGTACCGAGGATGCAAGGGTTTCAAAAAGCTTTAGAAAGCAATGGTCTTATCTATACTAAGAATCACATTACAAAAAATGAAGGCTATCGTTTTCAAAATGGAAAAGAATCATTGCCACAACTACTGAAAGAACTACCTAGCATGACCGCGCTTTTCGCAGCAAGTGATGAGATGGCTATTGGTGCTATGTCAGCAGCGCATCAGTTAGGAATCAGGGTGCCAGAGGAATTATCGATCATCGGATATGATAATCTGAAGATTGCTGAGATGTGTTACCCACCATTAACAACCGTTTCTCAGCCGTTAAAGGACATGGGACAGACATCAGGTGAAATGTTAGTCAGTATGATTAAAGGTGAAAAACAAGAAGCAAAAAGCCGTTATATGCCTTTTACAATTGTGGAGAGGCAATCAGTCAGTGATTTTCATGACAAGTAA